A portion of the Aquicoccus sp. G2-2 genome contains these proteins:
- the ggt gene encoding gamma-glutamyltransferase, with translation MDGVVWTRAALTLGAVLAVALFATGAGAQDVADSVAPEPATALSAEALSQAAEAAQAAKAAGKPVAAKHWMIVAANPYAVEAGAKVLADGGTAADAMVAAQAMLGLVEPQSSGLGGGGFLLWYDAKTGTLTSMDARETAPLAANPTLFQDKDGKPLRFFDAVVGGRAVGVPGIPELMRAVQARWGKKNWASLFTDAIERAETGFPVSARLAGMVAADVQRLSVDPEARAYFVPGGFPVPEGHILKNPAYGETLRMLAGQGVGQFYGGKIAKDIVAKVQGAKSPGLLSEIDMGLYKVKERAPVCAPYRGLDVCGMGPPSSGGLTVGMILGVLDQYDLAALGPQSPQAWRLIGDASRLAFADRARYIADSDYVPVPMKGLLAPGYLTERAELLTGDMALPDAEAGKPEFDHAGLQADDDAIELPSTSHLSIVDSAGNVLVLTSSVENAFGSRLMVRGFLLNNQLTDFSFSSQRDGRPIANRVEPGKRPRSSMAPTIVLRNGKPVLAIGSPGGSRIIGYVAQAIIAWVDWGMDVQQAVAMPHLVNRFGPYEIEQGTSAQALSGALEKMGYGVNVRGLNSGLHAIAIGDDLRGGADPRREGIALGQ, from the coding sequence ATGGACGGCGTGGTTTGGACGCGTGCGGCGCTGACGCTGGGCGCGGTGCTTGCGGTGGCGTTGTTTGCAACCGGGGCCGGCGCGCAGGATGTGGCCGACAGCGTTGCGCCCGAACCGGCAACCGCATTGAGCGCGGAGGCGCTTTCCCAAGCGGCAGAGGCTGCGCAGGCGGCGAAGGCGGCGGGCAAGCCGGTTGCGGCAAAGCATTGGATGATCGTGGCGGCAAATCCTTACGCGGTGGAGGCGGGGGCCAAGGTGTTGGCCGATGGCGGCACGGCGGCGGATGCGATGGTGGCCGCACAGGCGATGCTGGGGCTGGTGGAGCCGCAAAGCTCGGGTCTTGGTGGTGGCGGGTTTCTGCTTTGGTATGATGCGAAGACCGGCACACTGACCAGCATGGACGCGCGCGAGACTGCGCCTTTGGCGGCAAACCCGACGCTGTTTCAGGACAAGGACGGCAAGCCGCTTAGGTTTTTCGATGCGGTGGTGGGCGGCCGGGCCGTTGGTGTGCCGGGGATTCCGGAACTGATGCGCGCGGTGCAGGCGCGCTGGGGCAAGAAGAATTGGGCCAGCCTTTTCACAGATGCGATTGAGCGGGCGGAGACGGGTTTCCCGGTGTCGGCGCGGCTGGCCGGGATGGTGGCGGCGGATGTGCAGCGGCTTTCGGTTGACCCGGAGGCGCGGGCCTATTTCGTGCCCGGCGGTTTTCCGGTGCCGGAGGGGCATATCCTGAAAAACCCGGCTTACGGTGAGACGCTTCGGATGTTGGCGGGGCAGGGCGTGGGCCAGTTTTATGGCGGCAAGATTGCCAAGGACATCGTCGCCAAGGTACAGGGCGCGAAAAGCCCCGGCCTGTTGAGTGAAATCGACATGGGGCTTTATAAGGTCAAGGAGCGCGCCCCGGTTTGCGCGCCCTATCGCGGGTTGGATGTGTGCGGCATGGGGCCGCCGTCCTCTGGCGGGCTGACCGTCGGGATGATCCTTGGGGTGCTTGACCAATACGACCTTGCCGCGCTTGGGCCGCAGAGTCCGCAGGCGTGGCGTTTGATCGGCGATGCCAGTCGGCTCGCCTTTGCTGACAGGGCGCGTTACATCGCGGATAGTGATTATGTGCCGGTGCCGATGAAGGGGTTGCTGGCACCCGGTTATCTGACCGAACGGGCGGAATTGCTGACGGGGGATATGGCGCTGCCGGACGCGGAAGCGGGCAAGCCGGAGTTTGACCACGCCGGGTTGCAGGCCGATGATGATGCGATTGAGCTGCCGTCGACCTCGCATCTGTCGATTGTCGATAGCGCGGGGAATGTGTTGGTGCTGACCAGCAGCGTGGAAAATGCTTTTGGCTCGCGGTTGATGGTGCGGGGGTTCCTGCTGAACAATCAGTTGACCGATTTCAGCTTTAGTTCGCAGCGTGATGGCAGGCCGATTGCCAACCGGGTGGAGCCGGGCAAACGGCCGCGTTCTTCGATGGCGCCGACGATTGTGCTGCGCAATGGCAAGCCGGTGCTGGCAATCGGCAGCCCCGGTGGCAGCCGGATTATCGGCTATGTCGCGCAGGCAATCATTGCTTGGGTCGATTGGGGCATGGATGTGCAACAGGCGGTGGCGATGCCGCATCTGGTGAACCGTTTTGGGCCGTACGAGATTGAGCAAGGCACCAGCGCGCAGGCGCTTTCGGGCGCTTTGGAAAAGATGGGGTACGGTGTCAACGTGCGGGGGTTGAATTCAGGGCTGCACGCGATTGCCATTGGCGACGACCTGCGCGGCGGGGCCGACCCGCGCCGTGAGGGGATTGCTTTGGGTCAATAA
- a CDS encoding D-glycerate dehydrogenase: protein MPTKRLSVVVTRRLPEIVETRMRELFDVSLRESNAPMSRAELTEALKTADVLVPTITDEIDARLLARSGNRLKLIANYGAGVDHIDVEGARQRGVLVANTPGVVTEDTADMALALMLAVTRRIPEGLQRMQTGEWTGWAPTALLGTRVHGKRLGILGMGRIGQAVARRAKAFGMQIHYHNRRRLREEVEAEFEASYWESLDQMIARMDVISINCPHTPSTFHLLNARRLKLLKKSAVIVNTSRGEVIDENALVRRLEAGDIGGAGLDVFEHGAEVNPLLKTLPNVVLSPHMGSATLDGRVEMGEKVIINIKTFEDGHRPPDLVVPAML, encoded by the coding sequence ATGCCCACGAAACGCCTGAGTGTTGTCGTTACGCGACGCTTGCCCGAAATCGTGGAGACGCGGATGCGGGAGCTTTTCGATGTATCGTTGCGCGAAAGCAATGCTCCGATGAGCCGTGCAGAGCTTACCGAGGCGCTGAAAACGGCAGATGTTCTGGTGCCCACGATCACTGATGAAATTGATGCACGGCTTCTGGCGAGATCTGGCAACAGGTTGAAACTTATTGCAAATTATGGCGCTGGTGTTGACCATATAGATGTGGAAGGCGCGCGTCAGCGGGGGGTTCTGGTGGCCAACACGCCCGGCGTGGTGACGGAGGATACGGCGGACATGGCGCTGGCGTTGATGTTGGCGGTGACGCGGCGGATACCTGAGGGGTTGCAGCGGATGCAGACCGGGGAATGGACCGGCTGGGCGCCGACCGCGCTTTTGGGGACGCGGGTGCATGGCAAGCGGTTGGGAATCTTGGGCATGGGGCGGATCGGGCAGGCGGTGGCACGACGGGCCAAAGCGTTCGGGATGCAGATCCATTATCACAACCGGCGGCGTTTACGTGAAGAGGTCGAAGCGGAGTTCGAGGCGAGCTATTGGGAGAGCCTTGATCAGATGATCGCGCGTATGGATGTGATTAGTATAAACTGTCCACACACCCCGAGCACCTTTCACCTTCTAAACGCCAGACGATTGAAATTACTTAAGAAAAGCGCAGTGATCGTGAATACGTCACGTGGCGAGGTGATTGACGAGAACGCGCTTGTGCGGCGGCTGGAGGCGGGTGATATCGGTGGTGCCGGGCTTGATGTTTTCGAGCATGGCGCAGAGGTCAACCCGCTGTTGAAAACCCTGCCGAACGTGGTCTTAAGCCCGCATATGGGCAGCGCGACGTTGGATGGCCGGGTGGAGATGGGCGAGAAGGTAATTATCAATATCAAGACCTTTGAAGACGGCCACCGCCCGCCCGATCTGGTGGTTCCGGCGATGTTGTGA
- a CDS encoding SH3 domain-containing protein, with protein sequence MRRLFLVILFAVFAANPALAVERGTVTNLPIPRFVSIKTDKCNVRRGPSLTHRIDWVFQRKGMPVEVTAEYGHWRRVRDRDGAGGWVHYSLLSGVRHVIVEKDLLKLHLGPSAETPIDAELEQGVIARLGSCKPDWCQLTAGGYSGWAPKSAFWGVKANEIRD encoded by the coding sequence ATGCGGCGCTTATTCCTTGTGATTCTTTTTGCCGTCTTTGCGGCCAACCCCGCCTTGGCGGTCGAACGCGGCACGGTCACCAACCTGCCGATCCCGCGCTTTGTCTCGATCAAGACCGACAAATGCAACGTCCGCCGCGGCCCATCTCTAACACACCGGATTGACTGGGTTTTTCAACGCAAGGGGATGCCCGTTGAGGTGACGGCAGAATATGGTCACTGGCGCCGTGTCCGCGACCGCGACGGCGCCGGCGGCTGGGTGCATTACTCGCTTCTGTCTGGCGTGCGGCATGTCATTGTCGAAAAGGACTTGCTCAAACTACACCTCGGCCCCAGCGCCGAAACACCAATTGATGCCGAACTGGAACAAGGCGTGATCGCCCGGCTTGGCAGTTGTAAACCCGATTGGTGCCAACTCACCGCAGGCGGTTATTCCGGCTGGGCACCAAAATCCGCATTCTGGGGCGTGAAAGCCAACGAAATCCGCGATTGA
- a CDS encoding mechanosensitive ion channel family protein, protein MKTLLLACFMALSLLSTPAPVCAQATDQPSGTIDVDDSATKDAAIAVRIRDILNELGGYGDVTVTVSSGIVTMRGTTLDNTKATRLNEIAGRVQGVVAIENHVTETTDVVQRLNPALQRFRARMLQLFAYLPLLAVAVLGFALVTFAGFFLARRRQPWNRLAPNAFIADIYRQITRLAALIAGLVVALDILGATALLGTILGAAGIIGLAIGFAVKDTVENFIASIMLSIRQPFRPNDSIEINGDEGKVIRLTSRATILLNWDGNHIRIPNSTVFKSRILNYSRNPERRFKFQISVGYSTDLAFALKLAHDTVEALPFVIDTPAVNSWIVELGGSDITICVTGWIMQSETSILAAQSEAIRRTLSAFEAAGIEMPEPTYRVLTSMADPAPAPTARPQPPAPISTATPHAALNVNATAEQELSNIVDEERATMEQEDLLNREGATTE, encoded by the coding sequence ATGAAAACACTTCTTCTCGCCTGCTTCATGGCACTCAGCCTTCTTTCCACTCCAGCCCCGGTCTGCGCCCAAGCCACCGATCAGCCCTCGGGCACAATCGACGTTGACGACAGCGCCACCAAAGACGCCGCCATCGCCGTGCGCATCCGTGATATTCTCAATGAGCTCGGCGGCTACGGCGATGTCACCGTCACCGTCTCATCGGGCATCGTTACGATGCGCGGCACCACGCTGGATAACACCAAGGCCACCCGGCTCAACGAAATTGCAGGGCGCGTTCAAGGGGTTGTCGCCATTGAGAACCACGTGACCGAAACAACGGACGTTGTCCAACGCCTCAACCCGGCGCTGCAACGCTTCCGCGCCCGGATGCTCCAGCTATTTGCCTATCTGCCGCTGCTCGCCGTCGCGGTCTTGGGCTTCGCCCTAGTCACCTTCGCGGGCTTTTTCCTCGCGCGACGCCGCCAACCCTGGAACCGGCTCGCGCCAAACGCCTTCATTGCCGATATTTACCGGCAAATAACCCGCCTCGCCGCACTGATCGCCGGTCTGGTTGTCGCCCTCGATATCCTCGGTGCGACGGCACTTCTGGGCACCATCCTTGGCGCCGCCGGTATCATTGGCCTCGCGATCGGCTTCGCGGTAAAAGACACCGTTGAGAATTTCATCGCCTCGATCATGCTCTCAATTCGTCAACCATTCCGGCCCAATGATTCAATCGAGATCAACGGTGACGAAGGCAAGGTTATCCGCCTGACCTCGCGTGCCACCATCCTGCTCAACTGGGATGGCAACCACATCCGCATTCCCAATTCGACCGTATTCAAAAGCCGCATCCTGAACTACTCACGCAACCCTGAGCGGCGCTTCAAGTTTCAGATCTCCGTCGGCTACAGCACCGATCTTGCCTTTGCGCTAAAGCTGGCGCACGACACCGTGGAGGCGCTGCCGTTCGTGATCGATACCCCGGCAGTCAATTCCTGGATTGTCGAACTGGGCGGTAGTGACATCACCATTTGTGTAACCGGCTGGATCATGCAATCCGAAACCTCAATCCTCGCCGCCCAGTCCGAAGCCATCCGCCGAACCCTGAGCGCCTTCGAGGCAGCAGGCATCGAAATGCCCGAACCCACCTACCGCGTGCTCACGTCGATGGCCGATCCTGCCCCTGCGCCCACTGCCCGACCACAGCCCCCAGCACCCATCTCAACGGCAACACCTCACGCCGCACTCAATGTCAACGCCACCGCAGAACAGGAACTCTCCAACATCGTCGATGAAGAACGCGCCACCATGGAACAGGAAGATTTGCTGAACCGCGAAGGTGCCACAACAGAGTGA
- the mprF gene encoding bifunctional lysylphosphatidylglycerol flippase/synthetase MprF: MQYPSLHRLKTALPYVLTALLFALGTYALYHLLRPVDLKQVMTQVRGTPPHIIALAVLATLVGYTALIGYDWSALKYLGRKLPLPTIMTGGFLGYALGNTIGAGPLTGGAVRYRIYSALGLTGYDIAAIAIFGSMAFGLGATIIGFAALAWHPHALETLTTISPQILRGIAICALLLSFGLIFALGLRRSEFRFRGHGFKAPSPGLMIGQLLFTATDILMAAIVLYLLLPASDLGFATFLAVFAAAIFAGVASHVPGGIGVFEMVIIAALPASVPVDQAAAGLLLYRLIYYLMPFALALVLLALSELRMASGKALPSHLKALAPVLSATSAVVPLAMAAMVFASGIVMLLSSMIPPTSELAEDLELLVPLGFVEGGALLSSAIGVALLVIAHGMLRRTEGAYWLAILALTAGIAAALMQGLDYDRAVVLALMLLALLPCRREFYRSTRLTHDPLSPGWLMLVGAVVIALLAVFFFAHKATPYSSDLWWQFAANKTVPRALRAGLVGSIILAALVLLMALRPARMRPQLASASDLEKAACIVAEQGNPDANFVFTGDKAILFSDSGRAFLMYRVQGRSWIALGDPVGDPEDAAQLVWEFYDAANAANGRAVFYEVSSDYLSLWAEMGFAIHKMGEEAVVSLDSFSLDGNGRKKLRATWNRAGREGLSFEVLSAPIDDTTLSTMREISDQWLESKNSSEKQFSVGRFDTDYLRRFPVAIVRHEGRMVAFANILTAERKELATIDLMRHLDDAPASLMEYLFIALMLYLNEEGYHAFSLGMAPLAGLEARHGSRWTMKLGALVYRHGGHFYNFEGLRSFKDKFRPDWRSRFVVASRNANILAVAADATALISGGVEGLK; encoded by the coding sequence GTGCAATACCCTTCCCTTCACCGCCTCAAGACAGCATTACCATATGTCCTCACCGCGCTTCTCTTCGCCTTGGGAACCTATGCGCTTTATCACCTGCTCAGGCCGGTCGACCTCAAACAAGTCATGACGCAGGTCCGGGGAACGCCGCCGCATATCATTGCGCTGGCCGTTCTGGCCACGCTTGTCGGTTACACCGCGCTCATCGGTTATGACTGGTCGGCTCTGAAATACCTGGGCAGGAAATTGCCGCTGCCGACAATTATGACCGGTGGGTTCCTGGGCTACGCGCTTGGCAATACGATCGGAGCGGGGCCTCTTACCGGGGGTGCGGTGCGCTACCGAATCTATTCCGCCTTGGGCCTGACTGGATATGATATCGCAGCGATCGCGATTTTCGGATCAATGGCGTTTGGCCTTGGCGCAACGATCATTGGATTCGCAGCACTTGCCTGGCACCCGCACGCGTTGGAAACCCTCACGACGATTAGCCCTCAAATTCTGAGGGGCATAGCGATCTGCGCGTTGCTTTTGTCGTTCGGCCTTATCTTCGCCCTTGGCCTCAGGCGCTCTGAATTCCGGTTTCGAGGGCACGGCTTCAAGGCACCTTCACCCGGTCTGATGATTGGGCAGCTTCTATTTACCGCAACCGACATCCTGATGGCGGCAATCGTGCTCTACCTGCTGTTGCCAGCCAGCGATCTCGGCTTCGCGACATTCCTCGCGGTCTTCGCGGCGGCGATCTTCGCCGGGGTGGCGAGCCATGTTCCCGGTGGCATAGGCGTCTTTGAGATGGTGATTATCGCGGCGCTTCCTGCGTCGGTGCCTGTGGATCAGGCGGCTGCCGGGTTGCTGCTCTACCGCCTGATTTATTACCTCATGCCCTTCGCGTTGGCGCTCGTGCTGCTGGCACTCAGCGAATTGCGAATGGCGAGTGGCAAGGCGTTACCGTCGCATCTAAAGGCATTGGCACCCGTGCTGTCCGCGACCAGCGCGGTGGTGCCACTGGCGATGGCTGCGATGGTTTTCGCATCCGGCATCGTTATGCTCCTTTCCTCGATGATCCCGCCCACGAGCGAGCTTGCCGAAGATCTGGAACTGTTGGTGCCGCTCGGCTTCGTCGAGGGCGGTGCACTCTTGTCGAGCGCAATCGGCGTTGCCCTGCTCGTCATTGCGCACGGTATGCTGCGCCGCACCGAGGGAGCTTATTGGCTGGCAATTCTGGCACTGACTGCGGGGATCGCCGCAGCCCTGATGCAGGGGCTCGACTACGACCGGGCGGTTGTATTGGCGCTCATGCTGCTGGCCTTGCTACCCTGCCGCCGTGAATTCTATCGCAGCACGCGGCTGACGCATGATCCATTGTCGCCAGGCTGGTTGATGCTCGTCGGCGCGGTGGTGATTGCTTTGCTTGCCGTGTTCTTCTTCGCGCACAAGGCGACGCCCTACAGCAGTGATCTTTGGTGGCAGTTCGCCGCGAATAAGACCGTGCCGCGCGCCTTGCGGGCCGGCCTGGTCGGCTCCATCATTCTTGCAGCGCTGGTTTTGCTGATGGCGTTGCGCCCGGCCCGAATGCGCCCACAACTGGCCAGTGCGAGCGATCTGGAGAAAGCGGCGTGTATCGTTGCAGAACAGGGCAATCCGGATGCGAATTTCGTGTTCACGGGTGACAAGGCGATCCTGTTCTCCGACAGCGGGCGCGCATTCCTGATGTATCGCGTGCAGGGCCGCTCGTGGATCGCGCTCGGTGATCCGGTCGGCGATCCGGAAGATGCCGCCCAGCTTGTGTGGGAGTTCTACGATGCTGCTAACGCCGCCAACGGTCGCGCCGTCTTCTATGAAGTTTCGTCCGACTACCTGTCGCTCTGGGCTGAAATGGGGTTTGCCATTCACAAGATGGGCGAAGAGGCCGTTGTGTCGCTCGATTCATTTTCGCTCGATGGCAACGGCCGCAAGAAGCTACGTGCCACCTGGAACCGTGCAGGCCGGGAGGGGCTGAGCTTTGAGGTTTTGTCAGCCCCCATCGACGACACGACCCTTTCCACGATGCGCGAGATTTCCGACCAATGGCTGGAAAGTAAGAACAGCAGTGAGAAGCAATTCTCGGTCGGGCGGTTCGATACCGATTACTTGCGCCGGTTTCCCGTTGCGATTGTCCGTCACGAGGGCCGCATGGTTGCCTTCGCGAACATCCTGACGGCCGAGCGCAAGGAATTGGCGACGATCGACCTGATGCGCCACTTGGATGACGCCCCCGCCAGTCTGATGGAATACCTGTTCATTGCCTTGATGCTCTATCTCAATGAAGAAGGATATCATGCCTTCAGCCTTGGCATGGCCCCATTGGCCGGGCTGGAAGCGCGCCATGGCAGCCGCTGGACCATGAAGCTGGGTGCCTTGGTTTATCGCCACGGCGGACATTTCTACAACTTCGAGGGGTTGCGCAGCTTCAAAGATAAGTTTCGGCCAGACTGGCGATCTCGTTTCGTGGTAGCGTCCCGTAACGCAAACATCCTGGCCGTGGCAGCCGATGCCACCGCACTGATTTCGGGCGGAGTAGAGGGTTTGAAATGA
- a CDS encoding LssY C-terminal domain-containing protein: MIAAKDAQAISAAMQKGGWIPAPKPGLGILSRAFWADWTGAAIPRPLVIPTFWNNRPNDFAFARPDDSPNTPLRLHVRLWRTDFTTNGLTIFLGTLTFEDPLDWVTASDEGHRALARKPAQLDAFLGALRASGLVAVPAR; this comes from the coding sequence GTGATCGCCGCCAAGGATGCACAGGCTATCAGCGCCGCGATGCAGAAAGGTGGCTGGATCCCGGCACCGAAGCCGGGCCTTGGGATCCTGTCCCGCGCTTTCTGGGCCGATTGGACGGGTGCTGCTATACCAAGGCCGCTCGTCATTCCCACGTTCTGGAACAATCGGCCTAATGATTTCGCATTCGCACGCCCCGACGACAGCCCGAATACCCCTCTCCGGCTTCATGTCAGGCTCTGGCGGACGGATTTCACGACAAACGGGCTGACGATCTTCCTCGGAACACTGACTTTCGAAGATCCGCTCGACTGGGTGACAGCCTCCGACGAGGGGCACCGCGCGCTGGCTCGGAAGCCCGCACAACTGGATGCGTTCCTCGGGGCGCTGCGCGCATCCGGCCTTGTTGCAGTTCCCGCGCGGTAA
- a CDS encoding bifunctional DedA family/phosphatase PAP2 family protein, translated as MPHSLDQLLPSLQSLGIWTYWIIGLFALLEATIGIGIVAPGALVVFAGGMLVQRGVLDVFDLGWFVIVGTVLGGEISYRLGRLAAHGLKGSRRFTSSRYTVRAKALLARYGALAMLIGRLSGPLSAFVPFSAAIAGMERRRFVLWNVVSAFPYALIHLSLGYFVGNAIGTMGAAAPRILAVGVAVFLVLALLWYLLKRLRRALPLMAVILRATATGLAEKPFFRRLNERHPKLATFVAGRFDTSRFLGLTATVLAVLFVYVFAIYLDSVFDFLTSPDVASADSRVANMFYALRDTRLIALFGWITALGSWKIVLSMMVGATIALTILRRYDLAGALWIAAAGNQLCVALLKSFFDRPRSPLGYFTETSGSFPSGHAAASVAIWGMLFYLAWRIRLLSAEVATLAAVALAFLIGFSRVYLVEHYLSDVLNGYLVGGLWLIVGVAFCEWRCEVVGRRAASQNRPLALGVIAVAAAVALVLASTLSSPLTGSRNLPRSLSMLRWPSSPPTRRREAPTR; from the coding sequence TTGCCCCACTCGCTTGACCAGTTGCTGCCGTCCCTTCAATCGCTGGGTATCTGGACCTATTGGATCATCGGTCTTTTTGCGCTGCTGGAGGCGACGATCGGTATCGGCATCGTCGCACCCGGTGCGCTGGTCGTCTTCGCTGGCGGTATGTTGGTCCAGCGCGGCGTGCTTGACGTTTTCGATCTGGGGTGGTTCGTCATCGTGGGCACCGTCCTTGGCGGCGAGATCAGCTATCGGTTGGGACGGCTCGCGGCGCATGGCCTGAAAGGCAGCAGGCGGTTCACCTCGTCGCGCTACACGGTGCGCGCCAAGGCGCTGCTTGCGCGCTATGGTGCGCTGGCCATGCTCATCGGCCGCCTGTCGGGGCCGCTTTCGGCATTCGTGCCATTTTCGGCGGCCATCGCGGGCATGGAGCGGCGGCGCTTCGTCCTCTGGAATGTCGTGAGCGCGTTTCCCTATGCGCTGATCCATCTCAGCTTGGGCTACTTCGTCGGCAATGCCATCGGGACGATGGGGGCGGCGGCGCCGCGCATTCTTGCGGTCGGGGTTGCTGTATTCCTGGTGCTGGCGCTCCTGTGGTATCTGCTCAAACGTCTGCGGCGCGCCCTGCCGCTCATGGCCGTCATTCTTCGCGCGACCGCCACCGGGCTGGCGGAGAAGCCTTTCTTCCGGCGATTGAACGAGCGACATCCGAAGCTCGCGACCTTCGTGGCGGGGCGGTTTGATACCTCCCGGTTTTTGGGCCTCACTGCCACGGTTCTGGCGGTGCTGTTCGTCTATGTCTTTGCGATCTATCTCGACTCGGTCTTCGATTTCCTGACCTCGCCGGATGTCGCGTCTGCAGATAGCCGCGTCGCCAACATGTTCTACGCCCTTCGCGATACCCGCCTGATCGCGCTCTTTGGCTGGATTACCGCTCTTGGCAGTTGGAAGATCGTTCTTAGCATGATGGTCGGCGCGACCATAGCGCTGACGATCTTGCGCCGCTACGACCTTGCCGGCGCGCTCTGGATCGCTGCGGCGGGAAACCAGCTTTGCGTCGCCCTTCTCAAGAGCTTTTTCGACCGCCCACGCTCGCCTCTCGGGTATTTCACCGAAACCTCGGGCAGCTTTCCCAGCGGTCACGCTGCCGCGTCCGTGGCGATCTGGGGGATGCTTTTTTATCTGGCCTGGCGCATCCGGCTGCTGTCGGCTGAGGTGGCTACACTCGCCGCTGTCGCCCTGGCGTTCCTGATCGGCTTTAGCCGGGTCTACTTGGTCGAGCATTATCTTTCCGACGTGCTGAACGGCTATCTCGTTGGTGGGCTCTGGCTCATCGTGGGGGTCGCGTTCTGCGAATGGCGGTGCGAGGTGGTGGGGCGCAGGGCGGCATCGCAAAACCGTCCCTTGGCACTTGGTGTCATAGCGGTGGCCGCTGCGGTGGCGCTTGTTCTGGCCTCGACGCTGTCGTCCCCCTTAACAGGATCCCGCAACCTGCCGCGGTCGCTGTCGATGCTCCGCTGGCCATCTTCACCTCCGACGCGGCGCCGAGAAGCACCGACACGCTGA
- a CDS encoding response regulator transcription factor encodes MKILVIEDDKRTGAYIADGLREEGHSVDLIADGAEGLVQASVGHYDMLVVDRMLPGLDGISLVKTLRGAKNRTPVLFLTSLGGVDDRIEGLKSGGDDYLVKPFAFGELSARIEALARRPQMQDEPTVLRAADLEMNLLTRKVTRAGQQIDLLPREFSLLEHLLRRKGRVQTRTMLMEAVWDIHFDPMTNVVDTHISRLRRKVDKPFATEIIETIRGSGYRIAAE; translated from the coding sequence ATGAAAATTCTGGTGATTGAAGATGACAAGCGGACGGGCGCCTACATCGCAGATGGTTTGCGCGAAGAAGGGCACTCCGTCGACCTGATCGCTGATGGCGCCGAGGGATTGGTGCAGGCCAGCGTCGGCCACTACGACATGCTGGTCGTGGATCGCATGCTGCCGGGCCTTGACGGGATCAGCCTGGTCAAGACATTGCGCGGGGCGAAGAACCGCACGCCGGTCTTATTTCTGACATCGCTCGGCGGTGTCGACGACCGGATCGAAGGCCTGAAGTCGGGTGGTGACGATTACCTCGTCAAACCGTTCGCCTTCGGGGAGCTCAGCGCCCGCATTGAGGCCCTGGCCCGCCGCCCGCAGATGCAGGACGAGCCGACCGTTTTGCGCGCCGCCGATCTGGAAATGAACCTGCTGACCCGCAAGGTGACCCGCGCTGGCCAACAGATCGACCTTCTTCCGCGCGAATTCTCGCTGCTGGAACATCTCTTGCGGCGCAAGGGGCGGGTCCAGACCCGCACAATGCTGATGGAGGCGGTCTGGGACATTCATTTCGATCCGATGACAAACGTCGTCGACACCCATATCAGCCGCCTGCGCCGCAAGGTCGACAAACCCTTCGCCACCGAAATCATTGAAACCATCCGAGGCTCCGGTTACCGGATCGCCGCCGAATGA